In one window of Dyella thiooxydans DNA:
- a CDS encoding alpha-ketoglutarate-dependent dioxygenase AlkB family protein has protein sequence MGAATWQALPLPGAELSIIEDWLAPTEADALLAELLVAIRWENHRIRIFGREVASPRLSCWIGDPGTSYVYSGTRFEPHPWSERLDGLRARVGQACGERFNSVLANLYRNGDDAMGWHSDDEPELGERPVIASLSLGAERRFRLRPRRARGEPSRRDDIRSLILRHGSLLRMAGDTQRLYRHDLPRAKGLERPRLNLTFRRIVTSR, from the coding sequence ATGGGCGCAGCCACGTGGCAGGCGCTGCCGCTACCCGGGGCGGAGCTGTCGATCATCGAGGACTGGCTGGCGCCGACCGAGGCCGATGCGCTGCTCGCCGAGCTGCTCGTCGCGATCCGCTGGGAGAATCACCGGATCCGGATCTTCGGGCGCGAGGTGGCTTCGCCGCGCCTGAGCTGCTGGATCGGCGATCCGGGCACGAGCTACGTCTATTCCGGCACGCGTTTCGAGCCGCATCCCTGGTCGGAGCGGCTGGACGGACTTCGCGCACGGGTCGGGCAGGCCTGCGGTGAACGCTTCAACAGCGTGCTGGCCAATCTCTATCGCAATGGCGACGACGCGATGGGCTGGCACAGCGACGACGAGCCCGAGCTGGGCGAGCGGCCGGTGATCGCCTCGCTCAGCCTCGGTGCGGAGCGGCGCTTCCGGCTGCGCCCGCGGCGCGCCCGCGGGGAACCCTCGCGGCGCGACGATATCCGCAGCCTGATCCTGCGCCACGGCAGCCTGCTGCGGATGGCCGGCGACACCCAGCGCCTGTATCGCCACGACCTGCCGCGGGCGAAGGGATTGGAGCGGCCGCGGCTCAACCTGACCTTTCGCCGGATCGTCACGTCGCGCTGA
- the gcvT gene encoding glycine cleavage system aminomethyltransferase GcvT produces the protein MTAKTVLNDTHRALGARMVDFGGWDMPINYGSQMEEHHAVRGDAGMFDVSHMTVIDLHGPRTREFLRRLLANSVDKLKVAGKALYSCMLNERGGVIDDLIVYFFDDAHYRLVVNAATRAKDLAWIETQARAFDVTVKERPEFAMIAVQGPNARGKVIGLIAEADRPRIEKLGKFAAAAAPGPHGMPLFVARTGYTGEDGFEIIVPEEHAVALWQALVDAGVRPCGLGARDTLRLEAGMNLYGQDMDEDVSPWEANLGWTIALDEGRDFIGRAALEAQKADGVKRVMVGLVLDDKGVLRHGQKVLTAQGEGEILSGSFSPTLEKAIAFARIPAGEPGDIRVDIRGRELPVRLVKYPFVRDGKPCEGI, from the coding sequence ATGACTGCGAAGACCGTACTCAACGACACCCATCGCGCGCTCGGCGCCCGCATGGTCGATTTCGGCGGCTGGGACATGCCGATCAACTACGGCTCGCAGATGGAGGAGCATCACGCCGTGCGCGGCGACGCCGGCATGTTCGACGTCTCGCACATGACGGTGATCGACCTGCACGGACCGCGCACACGCGAGTTCCTCCGGCGCCTGCTGGCCAACAGCGTGGACAAGCTGAAGGTCGCCGGCAAGGCGCTGTACTCGTGCATGCTCAATGAGCGCGGCGGCGTGATCGACGACCTGATCGTCTACTTCTTCGACGACGCCCACTACCGGCTGGTGGTCAACGCGGCGACCCGCGCCAAGGATCTGGCCTGGATCGAGACCCAGGCCAGAGCCTTCGACGTCACCGTCAAGGAGCGCCCCGAGTTCGCGATGATCGCGGTGCAGGGACCGAACGCCCGCGGCAAGGTCATCGGCCTGATCGCCGAGGCCGATCGCCCCCGCATCGAGAAGCTGGGCAAGTTCGCCGCCGCCGCGGCGCCGGGTCCGCACGGCATGCCGCTGTTCGTCGCGCGTACCGGCTACACCGGCGAAGACGGCTTCGAAATCATCGTGCCGGAAGAGCACGCCGTGGCGTTGTGGCAGGCGCTGGTCGATGCGGGCGTGAGGCCCTGCGGCCTGGGTGCACGCGACACCCTGCGACTGGAGGCCGGCATGAACCTCTACGGCCAGGACATGGACGAGGATGTCTCGCCGTGGGAGGCCAACCTCGGCTGGACCATCGCGCTGGACGAAGGCCGCGATTTCATTGGCCGCGCCGCACTCGAGGCGCAGAAGGCCGATGGCGTGAAGCGGGTGATGGTCGGCCTGGTGCTGGACGACAAGGGCGTGTTGCGTCACGGCCAGAAGGTGCTCACCGCGCAGGGCGAGGGCGAAATCCTCTCGGGCAGCTTCTCGCCCACGCTGGAGAAGGCGATCGCCTTCGCCCGCATCCCGGCCGGCGAGCCGGGCGACATCCGCGTGGATATCCGCGGCCGCGAGTTGCCGGTACGCCTGGTCAAGTATCCGTTCGTGCGCGACGGCAAGCCCTGCGAGGGCATCTGA
- a CDS encoding energy transducer TonB, which translates to MDTRIKLEARRRARGAVRPVTLAALAIIVVLAVASWFLVIQPHEEMLLSDAGGHPSSPVTTNTVQAPPPANVEAMGTDQLLAEARKAMNDQRYLAPAGNNAFEFYLKALEREPGNPVATDALRETFPFAASAAEQQINAGNFNEAQREIDLLAKADPANYTLTILRSKLDAQRKVADKAQQEAADQARQQQLAAQKAAEDKAAADKAAQEQAAQVATATATARPAGPATTQKPASTPSQTAQVAPVQPTLTPAVLIRSVQPRYPTQAQRSRTEGFVVLSFTVKPDGHTADIKVVEAQPRHVFERAAIDAVDRWEFKPATRNGEPVDSTVTNRINFKL; encoded by the coding sequence ATGGATACCCGAATCAAACTCGAGGCGCGCCGTCGCGCGCGCGGGGCCGTACGGCCCGTCACACTGGCCGCTCTGGCCATCATCGTCGTCCTGGCAGTCGCCTCCTGGTTCCTGGTGATCCAGCCGCACGAAGAGATGCTGCTGTCCGACGCAGGCGGCCATCCGTCCAGCCCGGTCACCACCAACACCGTGCAGGCGCCGCCGCCGGCCAACGTGGAGGCGATGGGTACCGACCAGCTGCTGGCCGAGGCCCGCAAGGCGATGAACGACCAGCGCTATCTGGCGCCGGCCGGCAACAACGCCTTCGAGTTCTACCTCAAGGCGCTGGAGCGTGAGCCGGGCAATCCGGTGGCGACCGACGCGTTGCGCGAGACTTTCCCGTTCGCGGCAAGCGCGGCCGAACAGCAGATCAATGCCGGCAACTTCAACGAGGCCCAGCGCGAGATCGACCTGCTCGCGAAAGCCGATCCGGCCAACTACACGCTGACGATCCTGCGCTCCAAGCTGGATGCCCAGCGCAAGGTGGCCGACAAGGCCCAGCAGGAAGCTGCCGACCAGGCGCGCCAGCAGCAGCTCGCTGCGCAGAAGGCGGCCGAAGACAAGGCGGCAGCGGACAAGGCGGCGCAGGAGCAGGCGGCGCAGGTGGCGACGGCGACGGCGACGGCCAGACCGGCAGGACCGGCGACCACGCAGAAGCCCGCCAGCACGCCCAGCCAGACCGCGCAGGTTGCACCGGTGCAGCCGACCTTGACGCCTGCTGTGCTCATCCGCAGCGTGCAGCCGCGCTACCCGACCCAGGCGCAGCGCTCGCGGACCGAGGGCTTCGTGGTGCTGTCCTTCACGGTTAAGCCTGACGGGCATACCGCGGACATCAAGGTCGTCGAGGCGCAGCCGCGGCATGTCTTCGAGCGCGCGGCGATCGATGCGGTAGACCGCTGGGAGTTCAAGCCGGCAACCCGCAATGGCGAGCCGGTCGACAGCACGGTCACCAACCGCATCAACTTCAAGCTTTGA
- the gcvH gene encoding glycine cleavage system protein GcvH, with product MSEIPGDLKFLKSHEWARVEDDGLVRVGISDHAQAALGDLVYVELPEIGASVQAGNGVAVVESVKAASDIYSPVSGEIVEVNEALTDKPEVINEDAFGEGWLFVVRPSDRAELDDLLSADAYAEQIENEDH from the coding sequence ATGAGCGAGATTCCCGGCGATCTGAAATTCCTCAAATCCCACGAATGGGCCCGCGTCGAGGACGACGGCCTGGTTCGCGTGGGCATTTCCGACCATGCCCAGGCGGCGCTGGGCGACCTGGTGTACGTGGAGCTGCCCGAGATCGGTGCGAGCGTGCAGGCAGGCAATGGCGTGGCGGTGGTCGAATCGGTGAAGGCCGCTTCGGACATCTATTCGCCGGTGTCCGGCGAGATCGTCGAGGTCAACGAGGCGCTGACCGACAAGCCCGAAGTGATCAATGAAGATGCGTTCGGCGAGGGCTGGCTGTTCGTCGTGCGTCCGAGCGATCGCGCCGAACTCGACGACCTGCTCTCCGCGGACGCCTACGCCGAGCAGATCGAGAACGAAGACCACTGA
- the metJ gene encoding met regulon transcriptional regulator MetJ yields MDVYTSFLLIRELPQRLVWRGFWAGWEGAGGSFPGVQNQLTVEIFGNSFRTRFWGTGAMSAVKYVQPYVEHGEKAGAVRKITVSIPLHVLRLLSDLRTHRQVNNLRHATNSDLLVEAFLHAFTGQPLPTDEELRRTMATAKKTAAKKPAAKKAAKKTTVKKVAAKKPVAKKPAAKKAAVKKVAAKKAAPKKAAAKKPAAAKKTAAKKTAVKKVAAKKAAPKKAAAKKAAPAKVAKATKTAKAKK; encoded by the coding sequence ATGGACGTCTATACGTCTTTCTTATTGATTCGCGAATTGCCGCAACGCCTTGTGTGGCGGGGCTTTTGGGCGGGCTGGGAGGGGGCTGGCGGGTCGTTTCCGGGTGTTCAAAATCAATTGACAGTTGAAATCTTCGGGAATAGCTTTCGCACCAGATTCTGGGGAACAGGTGCTATGTCGGCAGTGAAGTATGTACAACCCTATGTCGAGCACGGCGAGAAAGCTGGCGCGGTACGCAAGATCACCGTCTCGATTCCACTTCACGTCCTGCGACTTCTGTCCGATCTGCGCACCCACCGCCAGGTGAACAATCTTCGGCACGCCACCAACAGCGATTTGCTGGTCGAGGCGTTCCTTCACGCTTTTACTGGGCAACCACTGCCAACTGATGAGGAGCTGAGACGAACCATGGCCACTGCCAAGAAAACCGCTGCAAAGAAACCGGCCGCCAAGAAGGCCGCCAAGAAGACCACCGTGAAGAAAGTCGCCGCCAAGAAGCCGGTGGCGAAGAAGCCGGCCGCCAAGAAGGCTGCCGTGAAGAAGGTTGCCGCCAAGAAGGCTGCTCCGAAGAAGGCTGCTGCCAAGAAGCCGGCCGCCGCCAAGAAGACCGCCGCCAAGAAGACCGCGGTGAAGAAGGTCGCTGCCAAGAAGGCCGCGCCGAAGAAGGCCGCTGCCAAGAAGGCCGCTCCGGCCAAGGTGGCCAAGGCCACCAAGACGGCCAAGGCCAAGAAGTAA